In Oncorhynchus gorbuscha isolate QuinsamMale2020 ecotype Even-year linkage group LG08, OgorEven_v1.0, whole genome shotgun sequence, one genomic interval encodes:
- the mtrf1l gene encoding LOW QUALITY PROTEIN: peptide chain release factor 1-like, mitochondrial (The sequence of the model RefSeq protein was modified relative to this genomic sequence to represent the inferred CDS: deleted 1 base in 1 codon), giving the protein MAFTQAVKMHVGNVCGRFRMSSYQRGSTVMSQRQRDYGAVLCGRCQNSSQKLCPNSRAMHATRPLMITKLLSVDEIFARRSLQDYIKKMETEYRDSLTVVNMTEGQQDGEEELRVKRTRVSVLAPLIQYTRELQTKQQEFAETETLLKDDDPDMRDLAVLEREACQKAIQDVRQKILSLLIPEEESDMSDLVLEVTAGVGGQEAMLFTAEVFDMYQSFAAHQGWGFDILEYMKSEIGGLRHASASVSGPKSYKRMKFEAGVHRVQRVPKTEKQGRMHTSTMTVAVLPQPTEITFTVNAKDLRIETKRASGAGGQHVNTTDSAVRIVHLPTGVVSECQQERSQLKNKEKAMKVLRAKLYSMRLEEETSKRYTARKVQIGTKGRSEKIRTYNFPQDRITDHRILKTVHDVREFLVGEELLEEMNLALEEFSNQEILMDILGENNSDQ; this is encoded by the exons ATGGCTTTTACTCAAGCTGTCAAAATGCACGTAGGGAACGTGTGTGGTCGGTTCCGGATGTCCTCTTACCAGAGGGGGTCTACTGTCATGTCCCAAAGACAAAGAGATTACGGAGCGGTTCTATGCGGTAGATGTCAAAATTCGTCCCAAAAGCTTTGCCCAAATAGTAGAGCTATGCATGCAACACGGCCATTGATGATTACAAAGTTACTGTCAGTGGACGAGATCTTTGCCAGAAGATCACTACAGGATTACATCAAGAAGATGGAGACAGAGTACAGAGATAGTCTGACAGTTGTCAACATGACAGAGGGACAGCAGGACGGTGAAGAGGAATTGAGAGTGAAGAGAACAAGAGTTTCTGTACTAGCCCCATTAATCCAGTACACCAGAGAGCTTCAGACAAAACAGCAGGAATTTGCTGAAACTGAAACATTACTGAAAG ATGACGACCCAGACATGCGTGACCTGGCAGTCCTTGAAAGGGAGGCTTGTCAGAAAGCGATTCAAGATGTTAGACAAAAG ATCCTGTCCCTGTTGATCCCTGAGGAGGAGTCAGACATGAGTGACCTGGTCCTGGAGGTCACCGCAGGGGTCGGAGGTCAGGAGGCCATGCTCTTCACTGCAGAGGTCTTTGACATGTACCAGAGCTTTGCAGCACACCAGGGCTGG GGGTTTGACATCCTGGAGTACATGAAAAGTGAAATAG GTGGGTTACGTCATGCATCAGCCAGTGTCAGTGGTCCTAAGAGCTACAAGAGGATGAAGTTTGAGGCAGGTGTGCATCGCGTGCAGAGAGTCCCTAAGACTGAGAAACAGGGCCGAATGCACACCAGCACCATGACCGTGGCAGTGCTACCCCAGCCTACAGAG ATCACTTTCACAGTTAATGCGAAGGACTTGAGGATTGAAACCAAGAGGGCGAGTGGAGCCGGGGGCCAGCATGTCAACACCACAGACAGCGCAGTGCGAATAGTTCATCTACCGACAG GTGTGGTATCAGAATGCCAGCAGGAAAGATCCCAGCTGAAAAATAAGGAGAAGGCCATGAAGGTTTTACGTGCCAAACTCTATAGTATGAGGCTGGAAGAAGAGACCAGTAAGCGATATACTGCACGGAAAGTCCAG ATTGGTACCAAAGGTAGATCTGAGAAAATCAGGACCTACAACTTTCCCCAGGACCGAATCACAGATCATCGGATTTTGAAAACAGTGCATGATGTCAGGGAGTTTCTTGTGGGCGAAGAGCTTCTGGAGGAAATGAATTTGGCACTAGAGGAGTTCTCTAATCAGGAGATTCTCATGGACATTCTTGGAGAAAATAACTCTGATCAATAA